A DNA window from Hordeum vulgare subsp. vulgare chromosome 1H, MorexV3_pseudomolecules_assembly, whole genome shotgun sequence contains the following coding sequences:
- the LOC123446355 gene encoding histone H3.2-like, whose amino-acid sequence MARTKQTARKSTGGKAPRKQLATKAARKSAPATGGVKKPHRFRPGTVALREIRKYQKSTELLIRKLPFQRLVREIAQDFKTDLRFQSSAVSALQEAAESYLVGLFEDTNLCAIHAKRVTIMPKDIQLARRIRGERA is encoded by the coding sequence atggcgcgcacgaagcagACGGCGAGGAAGTCGACCGGCGGCAAGGCGCCGAGGAAGCAGCTGGCGACCAAGGCGGCGCGCAAGTCCGCCCCGGCCACCGGCGGCGTGAAGAAGCCCCACCGCTTCCGCCCCGGCACCGTCGCGCTCCGTGAGATCCGCAAGTACCAGAAGAGCACCGAGCTGCTCATCCGCAAGCTCCCCTTCCAGCGCCTGGTGAGGGAGATCGCGCAGGACTTCAAGACCGACCTCCGCTTCCAGAGCTCCGCCGTCTCCGCGCTGCAGGAGGCCGCCGAGTCCTACCTCGTCGGGCTCTTCGAGGACACCAACCTCTGCGCCATCCACGCCAAGCGCGTCACCATCATGCCCAAGGACATCCAGCTCGCCCGCCGCATCCGTGGCGAGAGGGCCTAG